In Thermomonas paludicola, the following are encoded in one genomic region:
- a CDS encoding NADH-quinone oxidoreductase subunit C, with product MSTNLAQQLVARFGEAAVQVAQPRGEVALDVAASDWLSACKALRDDCGFDTFIDLCGIDYLGYGTDEWDTVDVSDEGFSRGVEGQGPGRFGWGELPSHQVQEPASSASDVRASKRFGVVLHLLSVARNERVRVRCFAPDDGLPVVASVTGIWAGANWFEREAFDLYGIIFEGHPDLRRILTDYGFVGHPFRKDFPLVGNVEVRYDEEKKRVVYEPVTSVEPRVGVARVIRDDARFATAEAERENRILQREVRR from the coding sequence ATGAGCACGAATCTGGCCCAGCAGCTGGTTGCGCGCTTCGGTGAAGCCGCGGTGCAGGTGGCGCAGCCGCGTGGCGAGGTTGCGCTTGACGTCGCGGCATCCGATTGGCTCTCCGCCTGCAAGGCATTGCGCGACGACTGCGGCTTCGACACCTTCATCGACCTTTGCGGCATCGATTACCTCGGCTACGGCACCGACGAGTGGGATACCGTCGATGTGTCCGACGAGGGCTTCAGTCGCGGCGTGGAAGGGCAGGGGCCGGGGCGCTTCGGTTGGGGCGAGCTGCCCAGCCACCAGGTGCAGGAGCCGGCGTCTTCGGCATCCGACGTGCGCGCCAGCAAGCGCTTCGGCGTGGTGCTGCATCTGCTGTCGGTGGCCCGCAACGAGCGCGTTCGCGTGCGCTGTTTCGCGCCGGACGATGGCCTGCCGGTGGTGGCATCGGTGACCGGCATCTGGGCTGGAGCCAACTGGTTCGAACGCGAAGCATTCGACCTGTACGGCATCATTTTCGAAGGGCATCCGGACCTGCGCCGCATCCTGACCGACTACGGCTTCGTGGGCCATCCGTTCCGCAAGGACTTCCCGCTGGTCGGCAACGTGGAAGTGCGCTACGACGAGGAGAAGAAGCGCGTGGTGTATGAGCCGGTGACCAGCGTCGAACCGCGCGTGGGCGTGGCCCGCGTGATTCGCGACGATGCCCGTTTCGCCACGGCCGAGGCCGAACGCGAGAATCGCATCCTGCAGCGTGAGGTGCGTCGATGA